In the Oryza glaberrima chromosome 6, OglaRS2, whole genome shotgun sequence genome, one interval contains:
- the LOC127775492 gene encoding cytosolic sulfotransferase 8-like yields MYSSSSMKPSSPSQANQDADDAKTYKELYQRCTDLVSSWPSRQGLSYLQLFRHEKGWYNGVTPLVGTMVADELFAARPSDIVVATLPKSGTTWIKALLYATVHRREHPADAAGDHPFNSLGPHECVKFLEYQLYRADEAPDLDALPDPRLFATHAPFDLLPRAVVAAAPPSGCKVVYVCRDPKDTLVSLLQFVNEYKSRNGRELVAVNAAVGFFCDGVSPFGPYWEHVLGYWRAHRERPERVLFLRYEEMKRDPVGHVRRLAEFAGVPFTSPEEDGGAVDAIVRLCSFDNMVGLEATKGGRTQLTTTTVPNSAFFRRGEVGDWANHLSPEMAQRIDAITEAKFAGFGLAPSLIEL; encoded by the coding sequence ATGtactcttcctcctccatgaAACCCTCCTCCCCTTCACAAGCCAACCAAGACGCCGATGATGCCAAAACCTACAAGGAGCTCTACCAGCGCTGCACCGACTTGGTGTCGTCATGGCCGAGCCGCCAAGGCCTTTCTTACCTCCAGCTCTTCCGCCACGAGAAAGGATGGTACAACGGCGTCACGCCTCTCGTCGGGACGATGGTCGCCGACGAGCTCTTCGCCGCGCGCCCCTCGGACATCGTCGTCGCCACCCTGCCCAAGTCCGGCACGACGTGGATCAAGGCGCTGCTCTACGCCACGGTGCACCGGAGAGAGcatcccgccgacgccgccggcgaccaccccTTCAACTCCCTCGGCCCCCACGAATGCGTCAAATTCCTCGAGTACCAGCTCTACAGGGCGGACGAGGCCCCCGACCTCGACGCGCTCCCGGACCCGCGGCTGTTCGCGACGCACGCGCCGTTCGACCTCCTGCCGcgagccgtcgtcgccgccgcgccgccgtcgggctGCAAGGTCGTCTACGTGTGCCGTGACCCCAAGGACACCCTGGTCTCCCTCCTGCAGTTCGTCAACGAGTACAAGTCCCGGAACGGGAGGGAGCTCGTCGCGGTGAACGCCGCCGTGGGCTTCTTCTGCGACGGCGTGTCGCCGTTCGGGCCGTACTGGGAGCACGTCCTCGGCTACTGGCGCGCGCACCGGGAGCGCCCCGAGCGGGTGCTCTTCCTCAGGTACGAGGAGATGAAGCGGGACCCGGTGGGGCACGTGCGGAGGCTGGCGGAGTTCGCCGGGGTCCCCTTCACCTCGccggaggaagacggcggcgcggtggacgcCATTGTCAGGCTGTGCTCGTTCGACAACATGGTCGGCCTGGAGGCGACCAAGGGTGGCCGCACGCAGCTCACAACCACAACCGTGCCGAACAGCGCGTTCTTCCGGCGTGGAGAGGTTGGAGACTGGGCGAACCATCTGTCTCCGGAGATGGCGCAACGAATCGACGCCATCACCGAGGCAAAGTTTGCAGGTTTTGGCCTAGCGCCCAGCCTGATCGAGCTCTAG